The genomic stretch CTAAGCGAGTTACTTAGGTATGTCTTGTATGATGTTTTTAATATGGAAAACCCGCAAGATGCCAATATGAGTTTGATATCTTCAATGTTGAGAGGATGTTTCATAAGATTGAGAGGCACTTATTCGTTTCTTGTGCCTCTAGTATGTATTCCCTCGTATAATATATAAAACCATTTACCTTTATAAAAATGATACTAACTTGGAGTAAGGCCACCTAGgcgtggtatatatatatatatatatatgtggaaatCAATTAATTACACTTATGATAAACCTAGTTTACTTAGGTGATTGATTGAGTCCCATGGAATTTTTTTATCGACCACTAGGATAAATTATGAAGCTCTCACGGCGGACGGCCTAAAAGTCCAACATTCCTTGATTACACGtcccatttgaagaaaaaatttctacaaatgtgTCATAATTGGGGATCAAAGCATAAATATCTAGGTGACAACTTGAGTACGCTACCGTTGCACTATGACTGGGCCGATCAATCAACTGCACTTGGAGCATATTACagttgtttttaaatttatttattaatgaaaCCCTCAGTTTTGTTTATTAATTActtattattctttattttttataataatggATATCCTTTGACTAAGATTTTACCTTATCAATATTTGTTTAGAAGTGTGATCAACGATCAAGTTGCATTTTGTGTTGAAGTTGTGGATTAAGAATGTTTATCTTAGTAGACAATCTCGATCGTCATGAGCTATGATGACGATCTACACTCAATGAGATCTTATATATCAGAATTCAACTCTACTAGGTTGATCTTATCTTGATGGATATATCATCGTCATTAGTACGTTTTGTTCAATCTTTTTCATGATATCTAATTATTGATCTTTGAACAGAACTCTctcgtttttattttttatggtaGACACATCACATGCTGGTCAGCAACACATCATCTACAATAATCATGTATGCTGAACGCTTTGTACATGCCCCACCTCCAAAACCCTGCATATATCGTAACAAGCCAGGCCTACTTCAATAGTATCATCCTCATTTTAATGTTTCTGAAATCTTTTCCTTAATCTGACACCAATTGACTCACATCAGCTTAAATTGGCTATAATAAAACCTTGTCATGGGGAAAATGATTAGTTCTAGCACAGCTGTAAACAAAGCAATTGGAGAAGCATGTTGAAGTAGTTCAGGACAATTTAGCATGACACATTCTTCATAAACATTGGCTTTATAGAAAAAGAGAGAATGAAATAAaacataagaaaattttgattagATACAATCCAAAAGAACATTCCAACTTTCCAAAGCATCTTTCCAAGCTTTCCAAGTGAATGAACACAGAAACAAAGCTTCAATAAACTAGAAGAAATCCAGATTAAAGGTCTCCTGCCAGATATTACACTTATATTCATGAGCTTCCACCTCATTAATCCTTAAATGAGTAGCTGCTTCATCTACCACAATCATCTCTTCTAGTTTAAAGTTGCAGTTCCTATCAGAACTTCGATTGCTTGAAGTGTTTCCAAGACCTAATTTATCTGAGGCATCCAAGACGCCTCCTAAAAGCCCAATGTTCTGCTGGAGTCGGCTGTCAATATTCACATTAAAAGTCTCCATCGAATACGAACATGTTGGAAATTCAAGCAATGGGAATGGGCCTAAGGAAGACAGCAATGGTGATTCCTCAACGGAAGAACTTTTAGCATTTGAGCAAAGAGCATTCATGGCTTCTTCTCGCACTCCTACTTCAGTCAGTGCCTTGTGGGTGCTCTGATCAATTCCCATCTGTAGGAGCTTCTTACTTAGATGTGAATTCCAGTAGTTCTTGATCTCGTTATCAGTTCTTCCGGGCAACTGCAATGCAATTCGTGACCATCTGCAATCATATTTAACATGAGACATCTTTACACTAGAAATAAAGGTTTCGATTGCTTGGAGGAATTCTTTACCTGTTGCCCATAATTTCATGCAGTCTTATGATCAAATCCTCTTCTTGCCAAGAGAAATTCCCTCTTTTGACATCCGGACGCAGGTAGTTGATCCATCTGAGCCTACAACTCTTGCCACACCGCTGCAATCCTGCATGAAAAATCGATTGGTTcagattgggggggggggggggggggggggagagttGAAGAATTCCTGCTAATTTTGGCACACTGCTCCAGCAGCCAACTCCATATTTAATAATGTGGTTGTAGAGTTTCTCATCCTCTTCTGGAGACCACAATCCTTTCCTCAGTTTCTGCTTGAGAGAGAGGGAATGCCGTCCCATTTAGGGATGATTTGGAGGAAGAAGTAGACTAAGGTGAAGCAATCAAGTGGTGATTAAGCTAATCTTTGATGACCTTCCGTTGTATATGGATTGGGATTTAAGGATTTAAGGTATTGTCCCTGTGGTGGGAACACATTTAACTTTAATAAAAATTGGCAACCAACTGTAGTGGAGGGAAAGGTGAATAGCTTCTTTGGGTAGTTGGGAAATGACATTTTCATTAGAGGGTCAATTATGTGAAGCTTCTTTAGCCTGAGACATGCTATCTAAATataaggaataaaaaaaaaactctagctTAATTGATCAAAATATATCTTTCGCTTTCTTTACATTTCATGAATATTATCAACAAATATCACGCACTGGAGTTTGTTGTAATTGAATTATAGATTAATACCAACAACTAAAGCTAATATGACTTGTCCAAAAAGAACTAGTTTATAAATCTGTCTATATTTATCTTATTTCAACTGAAGAAGACATTACGGGGATGGGGATTACTTGAGCTTTGAGAAGCATATTTagatttcttcaagaatatgatTTAGATATATCTTTACTTTGGACGGTAACAAGGGGCACAATCTATCACTAATCAAAATGAAGCAGTGAGGTTCAGTATAGAATTACTGATGGTCCATTGCTGTCCCTGTCACTTACGCTGATGGAAGTTCATGTAACCACTGTACTAAAAACAAGAGGAGTCATGTTCGCACTATTGTGTGATTCCTTACCAATTAATGTAGCCATCAGGAAACCTTAGGTTTGTGACAAGGAGGGATGAACCTCTATCCTGCTTCATTGAACTCTATCTGAATTTCATTGGTAGATATTCTAAAACTGATGTGCCAATTATGGTTGCAtttgtaagaagaagaatagggagagaaTAAGAAATAATATAAGaacaataaaatctattgttcattgatatttgtcctaaggataatacaatatataatattcaaaaagtacttggtcaattaaccaattaataaataacagaattattctaagaataattctgagaattattctaataattataacataattattagaataattcaaatactaatttgatttggtGATCTGATCCGATCAATTCTGGTCATTtccttttatctcttttacccccccCCAAACTTAATGggagatctttgacgttgagtttgcttgctaacttgttgaaacgttgtctggataatgactta from Zingiber officinale cultivar Zhangliang chromosome 5B, Zo_v1.1, whole genome shotgun sequence encodes the following:
- the LOC121987397 gene encoding myb-related protein Hv33-like produces the protein MGRHSLSLKQKLRKGLWSPEEDEKLYNHIIKYGVGCWSSVPKLAGILQLSPPPPPPPNLNQSIFHAGLQRCGKSCRLRWINYLRPDVKRGNFSWQEEDLIIRLHEIMGNRWSRIALQLPGRTDNEIKNYWNSHLSKKLLQMGIDQSTHKALTEVGVREEAMNALCSNAKSSSVEESPLLSSLGPFPLLEFPTCSYSMETFNVNIDSRLQQNIGLLGGVLDASDKLGLGNTSSNRSSDRNCNFKLEEMIVVDEAATHLRINEVEAHEYKCNIWQETFNLDFF